The Streptomyces sp. NBC_00440 genome contains a region encoding:
- a CDS encoding universal stress protein, whose protein sequence is MKPIVTVGLDSRAESLATARWAAREAQSRGAGLRILHARAGRPDGPDRPANGGGQDGLPRWIMERARIVVDERCPGLPVTEELTEGDPVASLLEAAGDSQVVVLGSRDMAPLASYYLGDIGLHVVARADAPVVLVRAREATGPVAEDGAVVLGLSLHGPCEELCEFAFATAARRGVMLRAVHGRSLPEHAYTRSGVDSRVSGRTTERAQSELGEALRPWREKFPQVRTADRVRTESPAHAVVRGATGAGLLVVGRRRRGPALSPPVGHVLSSAVHHAPCPVAVVPHG, encoded by the coding sequence ATGAAGCCGATCGTCACCGTGGGCCTGGACAGCAGGGCCGAGTCGCTCGCCACGGCCCGCTGGGCCGCGCGCGAGGCACAGTCGCGCGGCGCGGGGCTGCGCATCCTGCACGCACGGGCGGGGCGCCCCGACGGTCCTGACCGGCCGGCGAACGGGGGAGGTCAGGACGGCCTGCCCCGGTGGATCATGGAGCGGGCGCGGATCGTCGTGGACGAGCGCTGTCCGGGGCTGCCCGTCACCGAGGAGCTGACGGAGGGCGACCCGGTGGCGTCGCTGCTGGAGGCGGCGGGCGATTCGCAGGTCGTGGTGCTCGGCTCCCGGGACATGGCGCCACTGGCCAGTTACTACCTGGGCGACATCGGCCTGCACGTGGTGGCACGCGCCGACGCGCCCGTCGTCCTCGTCCGGGCGCGGGAAGCCACCGGCCCGGTGGCGGAGGACGGCGCCGTGGTGCTGGGCCTTTCACTGCACGGGCCGTGCGAGGAGCTGTGCGAGTTCGCCTTCGCCACGGCGGCCAGGCGCGGCGTCATGCTGCGGGCCGTGCACGGCAGAAGCCTTCCGGAGCACGCGTACACCCGGAGCGGAGTCGATTCGCGGGTCTCCGGGCGAACGACCGAGCGCGCCCAGTCGGAGCTCGGCGAGGCGCTGCGGCCCTGGCGGGAGAAGTTCCCGCAGGTCCGCACGGCCGACCGGGTACGCACGGAGAGCCCGGCCCACGCCGTCGTACGGGGTGCCACAGGCGCGGGGCTGCTCGTCGTGGGGCGCCGCAGGAGGGGGCCCGCGCTGTCGCCGCCCGTCGGCCACGTCCTGTCCTCGGCCGTGCACCACGCGCCGTGCCCGGTGGCAGTCGTCCCGCACGGCTGA
- a CDS encoding glycoside hydrolase family 76 protein translates to MSPTPRRLTLLSALSCLLLGFLPQAASAGPRTASADTQGAICNKYCDARDPAAATKDRTPVTTSIYSRTIALHIDDNDVMGWASIDNGSAGDEVWLDRSFDGGRTWSSGSKLGDTRTPSGAGGWRTQMYNVDDWNSAGVGALRACGKAGDRAEIACTEWARTDWNAGSRSTAAATALMMSFDRNTGLFGGNGWWTSANALTAVIDNIRTSGMPSYKYAVSSTYDKNIGAQGGNFTNDYLDDTGWWGLAWVAAYDLTGDSRYLTTARADADHMFANWTDTCGGGVLWNENKTYKNAITNELFLQLNAALHNRIPGDSAYLDRAKNEWSWFSASGMINSDHLINDGLNDDCSNNGQQTWTYNQGVILGGLTELHRATGDSALLDTARTLADASTTRLETDGVLREPGESDGCTGDGPSFKGAYVRGLGKLDGELSDHPYSTPLNRWADAAHSKDRNALDMYGPHWNGPWAGTPDYGCQQSTLDLLNAAPAG, encoded by the coding sequence ATGTCCCCCACGCCCAGACGGCTGACCCTGCTCTCCGCACTGTCGTGCCTGCTTCTCGGCTTCCTGCCGCAGGCGGCCTCCGCCGGCCCGCGGACCGCTTCCGCCGACACTCAGGGAGCGATCTGCAACAAGTACTGCGACGCCCGGGATCCCGCCGCGGCGACGAAGGACCGAACGCCGGTCACCACCTCGATCTACTCGCGCACCATCGCTCTGCATATCGATGACAACGATGTCATGGGCTGGGCCTCCATCGACAACGGCAGTGCGGGTGACGAGGTCTGGCTGGACCGCTCCTTCGACGGAGGCAGGACCTGGTCGTCGGGCAGCAAGCTGGGCGACACCAGGACCCCTTCGGGAGCAGGCGGCTGGCGCACCCAGATGTACAACGTCGACGACTGGAACTCGGCCGGCGTCGGCGCACTCCGGGCCTGCGGAAAGGCCGGGGACCGGGCCGAGATCGCCTGTACCGAGTGGGCGCGCACGGACTGGAACGCGGGCAGCAGGAGCACCGCCGCCGCGACCGCGCTGATGATGTCGTTCGACCGGAACACCGGCCTGTTCGGCGGCAACGGCTGGTGGACCAGCGCCAACGCGCTGACGGCCGTCATCGACAACATCCGCACCAGCGGGATGCCCAGCTACAAGTACGCCGTCTCCAGCACCTACGACAAGAACATCGGCGCGCAGGGCGGCAACTTCACCAACGACTATCTCGACGACACCGGCTGGTGGGGGCTGGCCTGGGTCGCCGCGTACGACCTGACCGGCGACAGCCGCTACCTGACCACCGCACGCGCCGACGCCGACCACATGTTCGCCAACTGGACGGACACCTGTGGCGGCGGGGTCCTGTGGAACGAGAACAAGACCTACAAGAACGCGATCACCAACGAGCTGTTCCTCCAGCTCAACGCCGCCCTGCACAACCGGATCCCCGGCGACTCCGCCTATCTGGACCGGGCGAAGAACGAGTGGTCGTGGTTCAGCGCCAGCGGCATGATCAACTCGGACCACCTGATCAACGACGGTCTGAACGACGACTGCTCCAACAACGGCCAGCAGACCTGGACATACAACCAGGGCGTGATCCTCGGCGGACTGACCGAGCTTCACCGGGCCACCGGCGACAGCGCGCTCCTGGACACCGCGCGGACCCTGGCCGATGCCTCCACCACCCGGCTGGAGACCGACGGAGTGCTGCGCGAGCCCGGTGAGTCCGACGGCTGCACCGGTGACGGTCCGTCCTTCAAGGGGGCCTACGTCCGGGGGCTCGGCAAGCTCGACGGAGAGCTGTCGGACCACCCGTACAGCACACCGCTGAACCGGTGGGCGGACGCCGCCCACAGCAAGGACCGCAACGCGCTCGACATGTACGGGCCGCACTGGAACGGCCCGTGGGCCGGCACGCCGGACTACGGCTGCCAGCAGAGCACGCTCGACCTGCTCAACGCGGCTCCCGCCGGGTGA
- a CDS encoding VOC family protein, translating into MLTTHFVPGAPNWLDLGAPDIDAAVAFYTGVFDWTFQSAGPEAGGYGFLQKDGRTVGAVGPLTEKGATAAWTVYFHTSDADATGRAVQQAGGTIRVPATDVFTAGRMAGFTDPTGAEFGVWQPGDVQGLETVMEPDAMCWTELHTTDAAAAKTFYRAVFSWDYQDMSMGDGMVYTVVSAAGGGKGDDTSHGGIMQLPKENIEAGAGSEWHPYFGVEDCDATFAAATGGGATVLMPPSNVAGVGRLAMLKDPDGAVFALIKGDPSMT; encoded by the coding sequence GTGCTGACGACCCACTTCGTCCCAGGCGCGCCGAACTGGCTCGACCTCGGCGCCCCCGACATCGACGCGGCTGTCGCCTTCTACACCGGCGTGTTCGACTGGACCTTCCAGTCGGCGGGCCCCGAAGCCGGCGGCTACGGCTTCCTTCAGAAGGACGGCAGAACGGTCGGAGCCGTCGGCCCGCTGACGGAGAAGGGCGCGACCGCCGCCTGGACGGTCTACTTCCACACCTCCGACGCCGACGCCACCGGCCGCGCGGTCCAGCAGGCCGGCGGAACAATCCGCGTTCCGGCGACGGACGTCTTCACCGCCGGCCGCATGGCGGGCTTCACCGACCCGACCGGCGCCGAGTTCGGCGTCTGGCAGCCGGGCGACGTACAGGGCCTGGAAACCGTCATGGAGCCGGACGCGATGTGCTGGACGGAGCTGCACACCACCGACGCGGCAGCGGCGAAGACCTTCTACCGTGCGGTCTTCTCCTGGGACTACCAGGACATGTCCATGGGGGACGGCATGGTCTACACCGTCGTGTCCGCGGCCGGCGGCGGCAAGGGCGACGACACCAGCCACGGCGGCATCATGCAGCTCCCGAAGGAGAACATCGAAGCCGGGGCGGGGTCGGAGTGGCACCCGTACTTCGGCGTCGAGGACTGCGATGCCACGTTCGCCGCGGCCACCGGGGGCGGCGCCACGGTCCTCATGCCGCCGAGCAACGTTGCGGGGGTCGGCCGGCTGGCCATGCTCAAGGACCCGGACGGCGCGGTGTTCGCGCTGATCAAGGGCGATCCTTCGATGACCTGA
- a CDS encoding glycoside hydrolase family 2 TIM barrel-domain containing protein, which translates to MSAHRVSRRSVLVTGAALAGWAAFSAQKLAFAADAADTGGGTGAEWDAQPKVFQIGREEARARLVPYATESDALHGDFAKSPYFRSLNGTWRFHWSKNPDARPTGFQAPGYDDHGWDRIAVPSNWEIKGYQEPIYLNIPYPWTGYEKPEPPDVPHEFNPVGSYRRTFTVPRGWSGRRTLISFQGVKSAFFVWVNGKRVGYSEDSYTPAEFDITDHVHAGDNSLAVEVYRWSDGSWLEDQDMIDLSGIFRDVYVYAIPPVHVQDLFVRTALDDACRDATLTVTATVRNRGSATAGGHRVEAVLYDAGGRRVGSPMRGGVTPGRKDADVQLTAGVRAPALWSAEQPNLYTLVVTLTDGRGRAVDIQRTTLGFREVAYGPGKFTVNGKPVMFRGTNRHETDPDHGQAIREDRMIQDIRLMKQYNINAVRTSHYPNHPRWLELCDEYGLYVIGETNLESHGVRDTVPASLPEWTGACVDRLRSLVERDKNHPSVVVWSLGNEAGQGSNFRAMADWVRTRDSSRPVHYEGMNAVADLHSQMYTVPADVEAYGKSGSETPFILCEYAHAMGNSSGNLKEYWEIFERYPNLHGAFVWDWVDQAIRLPVPGDPRHNYLSYGGDWHPGYPTDANFCCNGLMAADRSPHPGLLELKKVYQPVGISAADLTAGTVTVRNKHLFSDLGAYELRWTVTCDGRTAQHGTLPPPKAAPGGEATVRIPWSKPRTPEPGAEYWLNLTFVLASDTSWADAGHTVAGEQFALDWHAPAPADPDPDGLPALTLEESDSSVRVTGRHVDVVLDRATGTLSSYRWKGRLLLSGGPVPNFWRGPTDNDIGRGAQDTLRTWRDAGTKRTVTSVEAAQPSRGAVAITVECTLPTAPKTSTWSTEFTVRGDGEVRIRHTLTAADGLPDLPVVGALLTVPQGFERIDWYGRGPQENYWDRNSGAFVGRYRSTVDAQVAPYVRPEQTGNMTDVRTLSLTERSGAGLTVRADPADGEPMLETSALHYSPFDLEGPRHPYELKRRDETLLGVNHRQMGVGGNDSWGAPPLDAYLLHAGRTYTYAYRLSPAQETVQS; encoded by the coding sequence ATGAGTGCACACCGGGTAAGCAGACGTTCCGTCCTCGTCACCGGGGCCGCCCTCGCGGGATGGGCCGCCTTCTCCGCGCAGAAACTCGCCTTCGCCGCGGATGCCGCGGATACCGGGGGCGGGACGGGCGCGGAGTGGGACGCGCAGCCGAAGGTCTTCCAGATCGGCAGAGAAGAAGCCCGCGCCAGGCTCGTCCCGTACGCGACCGAGTCCGACGCGCTGCACGGCGACTTCGCGAAGTCCCCCTACTTCCGCTCCCTGAACGGGACCTGGCGGTTCCACTGGTCCAAGAACCCCGACGCGCGGCCGACCGGTTTCCAGGCCCCCGGTTACGACGACCACGGGTGGGACCGCATCGCCGTCCCGTCGAACTGGGAGATCAAGGGCTACCAGGAGCCCATCTACCTCAACATCCCCTACCCGTGGACCGGTTACGAGAAGCCCGAACCGCCCGACGTCCCGCACGAGTTCAACCCGGTCGGCTCCTACCGGCGTACCTTCACCGTGCCCCGCGGCTGGTCCGGCCGCCGCACCCTGATCTCCTTCCAGGGCGTCAAGTCCGCGTTCTTCGTCTGGGTCAACGGCAAGCGCGTCGGCTACAGCGAGGACAGCTACACCCCGGCCGAGTTCGACATCACCGACCATGTGCACGCCGGTGACAACAGCCTCGCCGTAGAGGTCTACCGCTGGTCCGACGGCAGCTGGCTCGAGGACCAGGACATGATCGACCTCTCCGGAATCTTCCGGGACGTGTATGTCTACGCGATCCCGCCGGTCCATGTGCAGGACCTGTTCGTACGGACCGCGCTGGACGACGCCTGCCGCGACGCGACCCTGACCGTCACCGCGACCGTGCGCAACCGGGGCAGCGCCACGGCAGGCGGGCACCGCGTCGAGGCCGTGCTGTACGACGCCGGGGGGCGGCGCGTGGGCAGCCCGATGCGCGGCGGGGTCACCCCCGGCAGGAAGGACGCCGACGTGCAGCTCACCGCCGGCGTCCGCGCCCCGGCGCTCTGGTCGGCGGAGCAGCCGAACCTGTACACCCTGGTCGTCACCCTCACCGACGGCCGGGGGAGAGCGGTCGACATCCAGCGCACCACGCTCGGATTCCGCGAAGTCGCTTACGGGCCAGGCAAGTTCACCGTCAACGGCAAGCCGGTCATGTTCCGCGGCACCAACCGCCACGAGACCGACCCCGACCACGGCCAGGCCATCCGGGAGGACCGGATGATCCAGGACATCCGGCTGATGAAGCAGTACAACATCAACGCCGTCCGCACCTCGCACTACCCGAACCACCCCCGCTGGCTCGAACTGTGCGACGAGTACGGCCTCTACGTCATCGGTGAGACGAACCTGGAGTCCCACGGGGTGCGCGACACTGTACCCGCCTCGCTGCCCGAGTGGACCGGTGCCTGCGTGGACCGCCTGCGCTCCCTGGTCGAGCGCGACAAGAACCACCCCAGCGTCGTCGTCTGGTCGCTGGGCAACGAGGCAGGGCAGGGATCCAACTTCCGGGCCATGGCCGACTGGGTCCGCACCCGGGACAGCTCCCGTCCGGTCCACTACGAAGGCATGAACGCGGTCGCGGATCTGCACAGTCAGATGTACACCGTGCCCGCCGACGTGGAGGCGTACGGAAAGTCGGGCAGTGAAACGCCCTTCATCCTCTGCGAGTACGCCCACGCGATGGGCAACAGCAGCGGCAACCTCAAGGAGTACTGGGAGATCTTCGAGCGCTACCCCAATCTGCACGGCGCTTTCGTGTGGGACTGGGTCGACCAGGCGATCAGGCTGCCGGTCCCCGGCGACCCCCGGCACAACTACCTCTCGTACGGCGGGGACTGGCACCCCGGATACCCCACTGACGCCAACTTCTGCTGCAACGGCCTGATGGCGGCGGACCGCAGCCCCCACCCCGGGCTCCTGGAGCTCAAGAAGGTCTACCAACCGGTGGGGATCAGCGCCGCCGACCTCACCGCGGGCACGGTGACGGTGCGGAACAAGCACCTGTTCAGCGACCTGGGAGCGTACGAGCTGCGGTGGACGGTGACCTGTGACGGACGGACGGCGCAGCACGGCACGCTGCCCCCGCCGAAGGCGGCGCCAGGGGGCGAGGCGACCGTCCGTATCCCCTGGAGCAAGCCGCGCACGCCGGAGCCCGGCGCCGAGTACTGGCTGAACCTCACCTTCGTGCTGGCTTCGGACACCAGCTGGGCGGATGCCGGACACACCGTGGCCGGTGAGCAGTTCGCGCTGGACTGGCACGCTCCGGCGCCGGCCGACCCCGATCCCGACGGGCTGCCCGCCCTCACCCTGGAGGAGAGCGACAGCAGTGTCAGGGTCACCGGGCGTCACGTGGACGTGGTGCTCGACAGGGCGACCGGGACGCTCAGCTCCTACCGCTGGAAGGGCCGGCTCCTGCTGTCCGGCGGCCCGGTGCCGAACTTCTGGCGCGGCCCGACCGACAACGACATCGGGCGCGGCGCCCAGGACACCCTGCGGACCTGGCGGGACGCGGGGACCAAGCGCACGGTGACGTCCGTCGAGGCCGCACAGCCGTCGCGGGGCGCGGTCGCCATCACGGTGGAGTGCACCCTGCCCACGGCGCCGAAGACATCCACCTGGTCCACCGAGTTCACCGTCAGGGGCGACGGGGAGGTGCGTATCAGGCACACCCTGACCGCTGCTGACGGGCTGCCCGATCTGCCCGTGGTCGGCGCCCTGCTGACGGTGCCTCAGGGATTCGAGCGCATCGACTGGTACGGCCGCGGCCCGCAGGAGAACTACTGGGACCGCAACTCCGGTGCCTTCGTGGGCCGTTACCGCTCCACCGTCGACGCGCAGGTGGCGCCCTACGTCCGTCCCGAGCAGACCGGGAACATGACCGACGTGCGCACGCTGTCGCTCACGGAACGCTCCGGCGCGGGGCTGACTGTACGGGCCGACCCGGCCGACGGCGAACCGATGCTGGAGACCAGCGCGCTGCACTATTCGCCGTTCGACCTGGAGGGGCCCAGGCATCCGTACGAGCTGAAGCGGCGCGACGAGACCCTGCTCGGGGTCAACCACCGGCAGATGGGCGTCGGCGGCAACGACTCGTGGGGTGCGCCGCCGCTCGACGCGTATCTGCTGCACGCGGGACGTACCTACACCTATGCGTACCGGCTGAGCCCGGCTCAGGAGACCGTCCAGTCCTGA
- a CDS encoding ABC transporter substrate-binding protein has protein sequence MTRTRTRGARRATTVLAALASGALLVSLSGCGAADMTKQASPFAAAKGAKSVTLSVQSWVGAQANVAVAKYLLEHKLGYRVDTVQVDEIPAWDALSQGRVDAILEDWGHPDQEKRYVKDKKTITAGGDLGVTGHIGWFVPKYWADKHPDVTDWKNLNKYAGQLRTAESGSKGQLMDGSPSYVTNDKALVKNLKLNYDVVFAGSEAAQITQIQQFAKEKKPFLSYWYEPQWLFNQVPMKEVKLPPYTAKCADKGVKDPKSIDCAYPSTPLQKYFNTEFTRTGGDAVTFLKNFKWTKDDQNKVSEMIASQRLSAEEAAKRWVDQNPGIWKKWLPGKK, from the coding sequence GTGACCCGTACCCGCACCCGTGGCGCACGCCGCGCCACGACCGTACTCGCCGCCCTGGCGTCGGGCGCCCTGCTCGTCTCGCTCAGCGGCTGCGGGGCCGCCGACATGACGAAGCAGGCCTCACCGTTCGCGGCGGCCAAGGGCGCCAAGTCCGTCACGCTGTCCGTGCAGAGCTGGGTCGGCGCACAGGCGAACGTGGCCGTCGCCAAGTATCTGCTCGAACACAAGCTCGGCTACCGCGTCGACACCGTCCAGGTGGATGAGATCCCCGCCTGGGACGCGCTCAGCCAGGGCCGGGTCGACGCGATCCTGGAGGACTGGGGCCACCCCGACCAGGAGAAGCGGTACGTCAAGGACAAGAAGACGATCACCGCGGGCGGCGACCTGGGGGTCACCGGCCACATCGGCTGGTTCGTCCCGAAGTACTGGGCGGACAAACACCCGGATGTCACCGACTGGAAGAACCTCAACAAGTACGCCGGTCAGCTGCGTACGGCGGAGAGCGGCAGCAAGGGCCAGCTGATGGACGGCTCGCCGTCCTATGTCACCAACGACAAGGCCCTGGTGAAGAACCTCAAGCTGAACTACGACGTGGTCTTCGCCGGGTCCGAGGCCGCGCAGATCACCCAGATCCAGCAGTTCGCCAAGGAGAAGAAGCCCTTCCTCAGCTACTGGTACGAGCCGCAGTGGCTCTTCAACCAGGTACCGATGAAGGAGGTCAAGCTCCCCCCGTACACGGCGAAGTGCGCGGACAAGGGGGTCAAGGACCCGAAGTCCATCGACTGCGCCTACCCGTCGACGCCCCTCCAGAAGTACTTCAACACCGAGTTCACCAGGACGGGCGGCGACGCCGTGACGTTCCTGAAGAACTTCAAGTGGACGAAGGACGACCAGAACAAGGTCTCCGAGATGATCGCCTCACAGAGGCTCTCGGCCGAGGAGGCAGCCAAGCGCTGGGTGGACCAGAACCCGGGCATCTGGAAGAAGTGGCTCCCCGGCAAGAAATGA
- a CDS encoding ABC transporter permease, with protein MTTATTTPLGAESPAAPGRAGRIRTALLHRGPGKLLVLAVAAAVLVPIANSVWSSGLWPGALTVDVSAPLGHVSDWIIDNRDTHPLFLYFLGYLSNAVVIAVRAVYLVLLALGWTGVTAAVTLVAWRVAGWRIAATALVSLLVSGVLDMWVPTMQTLALMVVAVIVSAVVGAVLGLAGGLSDRLFRILRPVLDTMQVLPAFAYLLPVVLVFGIGVPAALLATVVYAAPPMARLTALGLRGADVGVLEAVASLGSTARQRLITARLPLARKELLLGLNQTIMMALSMVVIASLIGAAGLGDRVYQALASVDVGGALAAAIPIVLLAIVMDRTTAAAGTRLGSEPSGPAALRGWRGWALAAVGTAVVAVAGRLAGSTLWPAGTTVAIARPVNDFKEWMVDHLYSGVPVVGGTADWAAHFTSWILDPLRDGLTGLPWWGALLIVAALAWLIGTWQTALTAVLALCAIGVLGMWKPSMDTLSQVLAALVVTLVIGFAVGILAAGSRRAEAVLRPVLDVMQTMPQFVYLIPVVALFAVGRAPAAAAAVVYALPAVIRITTQGLRQVDPAAVEAARSLGATRLQTLRQVQLPLARPALLLAVNQGVVLVLAVVIIGGLVGGGALGYDVVTGLATGDLAIGLVAGVAIVCLGLMLDRVTQPTERRTRKGA; from the coding sequence ATGACGACCGCCACCACCACGCCCCTCGGCGCCGAAAGCCCGGCCGCGCCCGGCAGAGCCGGCCGGATCCGTACCGCACTGCTCCACCGCGGTCCGGGCAAGCTCCTCGTGCTCGCCGTCGCCGCCGCCGTCCTGGTACCGATCGCGAACTCCGTCTGGTCCAGCGGACTGTGGCCCGGTGCGCTCACCGTGGACGTCTCGGCACCGCTGGGCCACGTCAGCGACTGGATCATCGACAACCGCGACACCCACCCGCTGTTCCTGTACTTCCTCGGCTATCTGAGCAACGCCGTGGTCATCGCCGTACGCGCCGTCTATCTGGTGCTGCTCGCCCTCGGCTGGACCGGAGTCACCGCCGCGGTCACCCTGGTGGCCTGGCGGGTGGCAGGATGGCGCATCGCCGCAACCGCCCTGGTCTCCCTCCTGGTCAGCGGAGTGCTGGACATGTGGGTGCCGACCATGCAGACGCTCGCGCTGATGGTGGTGGCGGTCATCGTGTCCGCCGTCGTCGGAGCCGTGCTGGGTCTGGCGGGCGGTCTCTCCGACCGGCTGTTCCGCATCCTGCGCCCGGTGCTCGACACCATGCAGGTGCTGCCGGCCTTCGCGTATCTGCTGCCCGTGGTCCTGGTGTTCGGCATCGGTGTCCCGGCCGCCCTGCTCGCCACCGTGGTCTACGCGGCTCCGCCGATGGCCCGGCTCACGGCGCTCGGGCTGCGCGGCGCCGACGTCGGAGTCCTGGAGGCCGTCGCCTCGCTCGGCTCCACCGCACGCCAGCGGCTGATCACCGCCCGGCTGCCGCTGGCCCGCAAGGAACTGCTCCTCGGTCTCAACCAGACCATCATGATGGCGCTCTCGATGGTCGTCATCGCCTCACTCATCGGCGCCGCCGGTCTCGGCGACCGCGTCTACCAGGCGCTGGCCTCCGTCGACGTCGGCGGGGCGCTGGCCGCGGCCATCCCGATCGTGCTCCTCGCCATCGTCATGGACCGCACCACCGCCGCGGCCGGGACCCGCCTCGGCAGCGAGCCCTCCGGACCCGCCGCTCTGCGCGGCTGGCGCGGCTGGGCCCTCGCGGCCGTCGGTACCGCCGTCGTCGCGGTGGCCGGCCGGCTGGCCGGCTCCACGCTCTGGCCCGCCGGAACCACCGTGGCCATCGCGCGGCCCGTCAACGACTTCAAGGAGTGGATGGTCGACCACCTCTACTCCGGAGTCCCCGTCGTCGGCGGCACCGCCGACTGGGCCGCGCACTTCACCTCCTGGATCCTCGACCCCCTCAGGGACGGGCTCACCGGGCTGCCCTGGTGGGGCGCGCTGCTGATCGTCGCCGCCCTCGCCTGGCTGATCGGCACCTGGCAGACCGCCCTGACCGCGGTACTCGCGCTCTGCGCCATCGGCGTACTCGGCATGTGGAAGCCGTCCATGGACACGCTCTCCCAGGTCCTGGCCGCGCTGGTCGTCACGCTCGTCATCGGGTTCGCCGTGGGGATCCTCGCAGCGGGCAGCCGACGCGCCGAGGCCGTACTGCGCCCGGTCCTGGACGTCATGCAGACCATGCCGCAGTTCGTGTACCTCATCCCGGTCGTCGCCCTCTTCGCCGTGGGCCGCGCCCCGGCCGCCGCCGCCGCGGTCGTCTACGCGCTCCCCGCCGTCATCCGCATCACCACCCAGGGCCTGCGCCAGGTCGACCCGGCAGCGGTGGAAGCCGCCCGGTCGCTCGGCGCCACCCGGCTGCAGACGCTGCGTCAGGTCCAGCTGCCGCTGGCCCGCCCGGCGCTGCTGCTGGCCGTCAACCAGGGCGTCGTCCTCGTACTCGCCGTGGTCATCATCGGCGGCCTGGTGGGCGGCGGCGCCCTCGGCTACGACGTCGTCACCGGACTGGCCACGGGCGACCTCGCCATCGGCCTCGTCGCGGGTGTGGCCATCGTCTGCCTCGGCCTGATGCTCGACCGGGTCACCCAGCCCACCGAACGCCGCACCCGGAAGGGGGCCTGA
- a CDS encoding quaternary amine ABC transporter ATP-binding protein, with protein MTPVSDVTPASDAAAAPADEKRGTVFSVRNLWKVFGPRADRIPGDSALTGLTGEELRLRTGCTAAVRDVSFDVHEGEVFVVMGLSGSGKSTLVRCLTRLIEPTSGDLTMDGEDVRAMDRTKLRELRRHRAAMVFQHFGLLPHRTVLDNVAYGLEIQGVGRAERRTKAAEFIEKVGLTGLEHRRPSELSGGQQQRVGLARALAVDPEVLLFDEPFSALDPLIRRDMQQEVVRLHKDEGRTMVFITHDLSEALTLGDRIALMRDGRIVQLGTPEEIVGSPADDYVRDFVRDVPREQVLTVRRAMRPAQDGEAGEGESVPAGTLISDAIDTVVRSGGAVRVVEGDRCLGIVDHACLLAVVARLDESPAESGVAA; from the coding sequence GTGACGCCTGTATCGGACGTGACGCCCGCATCGGACGCTGCCGCCGCACCGGCGGACGAGAAGCGCGGCACCGTCTTCTCCGTGCGCAATCTGTGGAAGGTCTTCGGCCCCCGCGCCGACCGGATCCCCGGTGACAGCGCGCTGACCGGGCTGACCGGCGAGGAGCTGCGCCTGCGCACCGGCTGCACCGCCGCCGTGCGCGACGTCTCCTTCGACGTCCACGAGGGCGAGGTCTTCGTGGTCATGGGCCTGTCCGGCTCCGGCAAGTCGACGCTCGTGCGCTGTCTGACCCGGCTCATCGAGCCCACCAGCGGCGACCTCACCATGGACGGTGAGGACGTCCGCGCCATGGACAGGACCAAGCTGCGCGAACTGCGCCGTCACCGCGCCGCCATGGTCTTCCAGCACTTCGGCCTGCTCCCGCACCGCACGGTCCTGGACAACGTCGCCTACGGGCTGGAGATCCAGGGCGTCGGCCGGGCCGAACGCCGCACCAAGGCAGCCGAGTTCATCGAGAAGGTCGGCCTGACGGGCCTGGAGCACCGGCGGCCGAGCGAACTCTCCGGCGGCCAGCAGCAGCGGGTCGGCCTGGCCCGCGCGCTCGCCGTGGACCCAGAAGTCCTGCTCTTCGACGAGCCGTTCAGCGCGCTCGACCCGCTCATCCGGCGGGACATGCAGCAGGAGGTCGTCCGGCTGCACAAGGACGAGGGCCGCACCATGGTCTTCATCACCCACGACCTGTCCGAGGCGCTGACCCTGGGCGACCGCATCGCGCTGATGCGCGACGGCCGGATCGTGCAGCTCGGCACGCCGGAGGAGATCGTCGGCTCGCCGGCCGACGACTACGTACGCGACTTCGTACGCGACGTGCCGCGCGAGCAGGTCCTCACCGTCCGCCGGGCCATGCGCCCCGCACAGGACGGCGAGGCCGGCGAGGGCGAGTCGGTGCCCGCCGGCACGCTCATATCCGACGCCATCGACACCGTCGTCCGCTCCGGAGGCGCCGTCCGCGTCGTCGAGGGGGACCGGTGCCTGGGCATCGTGGACCACGCCTGTTTGCTCGCCGTCGTGGCCCGTCTCGACGAGAGCCCGGCCGAGAGCGGAGTGGCCGCCTGA